In Anoplopoma fimbria isolate UVic2021 breed Golden Eagle Sablefish chromosome 12, Afim_UVic_2022, whole genome shotgun sequence, one DNA window encodes the following:
- the LOC129100342 gene encoding vesicle-associated membrane protein-associated protein B-like isoform X2 yields the protein MARTEQVLLLEPQHELKFRGPFTDVVTATLKLTNPTDRNVCFKVKTTAPRRYCVRPNSGIIDAGNSVNVSVMLQPFDYDPNEKSKHKFMVQSMLAPFGMTDMEGVWKEAKPEELMDSKLRCAFEMPLENDKTTELSTLPKSASASLDDGEVKKIMEECKRLQMEVHRLREENKQIREDDGLRKRKVTSMGSPHSSSSSAMATSAMRDEGLSTRVLALCVLFFVIGVIIGKLAL from the exons ATGGCCCGCACGGAGCAGGTCCTGCTGCTGGAGCCGCAGCATGAGCTCAAGTTCAGAG gCCCGTTTACAGATGTTGTCACTGCCACTCTGAAGCTCACCAACCCCACGGATAGGAATGTGTGTTTCAAAGTCAAGACAACCGCGCCTCGCAGATACTGTGTGCGCCCAAACAGTGGCATCATTGACGCTGGAAACTCCGTCAATGTTTCTG TTATGCTACAGCCGTTTGACTACGACCCCAATGAAAAGAGTAAACACAAATTCATGGTGCAGTCCATGCTGGCTCCATTCGGCATGACTGACATGGAAGGAGTT TGGAAGGAGGCAAAGCCTGAAGAGCTGATGGATTCAAAGTTGAGATGTGCATTTGAGATGCCTCtagaaaatgacaaaact ACTGAGCTCTCTACACTGCCCAAGTCAGCCAGCGCCTCCCTGGATGACGGGGAGGTGAAGAAGATCATGGAGGAGTGTAAGCGGCTGCAGATGGAGGTGCACAGGCTAcgggaagaaaacaaacagatcagG GAGGACGACGGGCTGCGGAAGAGAAAGGTGACCTCAATGGGCTCTCCtcactcttcttcctcctccgccATGGCTACCTCAGCCATGAGGGACGAAGGCCTAAGCACCCGCGTCCTGGCGCTCTGCGTTCTCTTCTTTGTCATTGGAGTCATCATTGGCAAGCTGGCCCtgtag
- the LOC129100342 gene encoding vesicle-associated membrane protein-associated protein B-like isoform X1, which yields MARTEQVLLLEPQHELKFRGPFTDVVTATLKLTNPTDRNVCFKVKTTAPRRYCVRPNSGIIDAGNSVNVSVMLQPFDYDPNEKSKHKFMVQSMLAPFGMTDMEGVWKEAKPEELMDSKLRCAFEMPLENDKTHESETNKTVCSSASSVKTELSTLPKSASASLDDGEVKKIMEECKRLQMEVHRLREENKQIREDDGLRKRKVTSMGSPHSSSSSAMATSAMRDEGLSTRVLALCVLFFVIGVIIGKLAL from the exons ATGGCCCGCACGGAGCAGGTCCTGCTGCTGGAGCCGCAGCATGAGCTCAAGTTCAGAG gCCCGTTTACAGATGTTGTCACTGCCACTCTGAAGCTCACCAACCCCACGGATAGGAATGTGTGTTTCAAAGTCAAGACAACCGCGCCTCGCAGATACTGTGTGCGCCCAAACAGTGGCATCATTGACGCTGGAAACTCCGTCAATGTTTCTG TTATGCTACAGCCGTTTGACTACGACCCCAATGAAAAGAGTAAACACAAATTCATGGTGCAGTCCATGCTGGCTCCATTCGGCATGACTGACATGGAAGGAGTT TGGAAGGAGGCAAAGCCTGAAGAGCTGATGGATTCAAAGTTGAGATGTGCATTTGAGATGCCTCtagaaaatgacaaaact CATGAGAGTGAAACCAACAAAACTGTgtgttcctctgcctcctctgttAAGACTGAGCTCTCTACACTGCCCAAGTCAGCCAGCGCCTCCCTGGATGACGGGGAGGTGAAGAAGATCATGGAGGAGTGTAAGCGGCTGCAGATGGAGGTGCACAGGCTAcgggaagaaaacaaacagatcagG GAGGACGACGGGCTGCGGAAGAGAAAGGTGACCTCAATGGGCTCTCCtcactcttcttcctcctccgccATGGCTACCTCAGCCATGAGGGACGAAGGCCTAAGCACCCGCGTCCTGGCGCTCTGCGTTCTCTTCTTTGTCATTGGAGTCATCATTGGCAAGCTGGCCCtgtag